Within Vannielia litorea, the genomic segment TGACGAGGATATGGCGCATCATGCCGGCGACCATCAGCATGGCGATGCCGGAGATGATGAAGGGGGTGACCGAGCCGCCGTTGGCGGGCCTGCCCTTGGCGTCGGTGGCGATGCCGACGGCGGCGATCCACTGTTTCGAGAGCGTCATGTACCAGGCCGCGCCCATGGCAAAGCCCGCGAACGCGGCGACGACGACTGCGATGATGCCCATGGGTGTCCCTCCCTGCATGATGTGCAGGCAGTATGGCGCATATCAACCTTTCGGGGAATAGCCACCGAGCTTGCAGATCAGGGCCCATTCCTCGGGTGTGACCGGCTGAACCGAGAGCCGGGTGTTGTTGACCAGCACCATGTTGGCCAGCGCGGGTTCGGCCTTGCAATCGGCCAGCGTCACCGGCCTTGGCATGGGCGCAACGGCCTTGATGTCGACGCACTCCCAGCGGTCATCGTCGGTGGTGCTGTCGGGATGGATCTCGGCGCAGACTTCGACCACGCCCACAACCGCCTTCTCGGACTGGGAATGGTAGAAGAAGCCGAGGTCACCCAGCCTCATCTCGCGCATCATGTTGCGGGCCTGGTAGTTGCGCACCCCGTCCCACTCTTCGCCGGCCTCGCCCCGGGCCACCTGGTCCTCCCAGCTCCATGTCGAGGGTTCGGATTTGAAGAGCCAGTAGGCCATCGGTCATTCCTTCTTCAGCGGACGGGCGAGCAGAACGGCCATCGCCTCGGCGGCCGACAGCGTTCCGGAGGTCAGGGCGGCCACCACCTCGGTGATCGGCATTTCGAGCTTGTACCTTTGGGCCAATCGCAACGTG encodes:
- a CDS encoding DUF1761 domain-containing protein, which codes for MGIIAVVVAAFAGFAMGAAWYMTLSKQWIAAVGIATDAKGRPANGGSVTPFIISGIAMLMVAGMMRHILVMAGIEGAGKSALVGLGIGLFMITPWVAMNYAYADRKKELTILDGGYSVLGPTVIGLVLGFF
- a CDS encoding EVE domain-containing protein → MAYWLFKSEPSTWSWEDQVARGEAGEEWDGVRNYQARNMMREMRLGDLGFFYHSQSEKAVVGVVEVCAEIHPDSTTDDDRWECVDIKAVAPMPRPVTLADCKAEPALANMVLVNNTRLSVQPVTPEEWALICKLGGYSPKG